The Streptomyces sp. RKAG293 genome includes a region encoding these proteins:
- a CDS encoding TOMM precursor leader peptide-binding protein: MRPMLKTAMRRSWRNRESVQFGIDPAHAVVLDSVDGAAAGFLDLLDGTRGAALLTRDAEALGLGAQQVRQLLGLLAEGGVLDDAAAHARLSEAVRHRTAAIDRLRPDLAALSVVHTGPGGAAGRMRDRRAARVRVRGAGRVGAAVAALLSAAGVGRVEVLDGGRVEPWDVSPAGIPAEHIGERRDAAARGAVRRAAPDPRAAALGRRGPRAGRGPGSGYGPGREPEDSRLSLVVVAPRDGLAAYAPEPREAERLLAAGIPHLYTGVVEGMGVVGPLVVPGRTGCAGCLALRLADADPAWPRMLAQLRSGRAPAVPACDIALATTVAGLAAAHALAFLDGGSPPSSGARVEIALARLSMEVRPVPGDIRCGCGAGSDARTVLPAAPRVRRGTMAG, encoded by the coding sequence ATGCGTCCCATGCTCAAAACCGCCATGCGGCGCAGTTGGCGCAACCGCGAGAGCGTGCAGTTCGGAATTGATCCGGCGCACGCGGTCGTCCTGGACTCGGTCGACGGCGCGGCGGCGGGATTCCTGGATCTGCTGGACGGCACCCGCGGGGCGGCCCTGCTGACCCGGGACGCCGAGGCGCTGGGGCTGGGAGCGCAGCAGGTCCGGCAGTTGCTGGGGCTGCTCGCCGAGGGCGGCGTGCTGGACGATGCGGCGGCGCATGCCCGGCTGTCCGAGGCGGTCCGGCACCGGACTGCGGCGATCGACCGGCTGCGCCCCGACCTCGCCGCGCTGTCCGTCGTGCACACGGGCCCCGGCGGCGCGGCCGGCCGGATGCGGGACCGCCGGGCGGCGCGGGTGCGGGTCCGCGGCGCGGGCCGGGTCGGGGCGGCCGTCGCCGCGCTGCTGTCGGCGGCCGGCGTCGGCCGGGTGGAGGTGCTGGACGGCGGACGGGTCGAGCCGTGGGACGTGAGCCCGGCCGGGATCCCGGCCGAGCACATCGGTGAGCGGCGGGACGCGGCCGCCCGCGGGGCCGTGCGCCGGGCCGCGCCCGACCCGCGCGCGGCGGCGCTCGGCCGGCGGGGACCCCGGGCCGGGCGCGGACCGGGATCCGGGTACGGACCCGGGCGGGAGCCGGAGGATTCCCGGCTGTCGCTGGTCGTGGTGGCCCCGCGCGACGGGCTGGCGGCCTACGCCCCGGAGCCCCGGGAGGCGGAGCGGCTGCTCGCGGCGGGCATCCCGCACCTCTATACGGGCGTCGTCGAGGGCATGGGAGTGGTCGGCCCGCTCGTCGTTCCGGGTCGTACCGGTTGTGCGGGCTGTCTGGCGCTGCGGCTGGCGGACGCGGATCCCGCGTGGCCGCGGATGCTCGCCCAGCTCAGATCGGGCCGGGCACCCGCGGTGCCGGCCTGCGACATCGCCCTGGCGACGACGGTCGCGGGGCTCGCCGCCGCCCATGCGCTGGCCTTCCTCGACGGCGGCAGCCCCCCGAGTTCCGGGGCCCGGGTGGAGATCGCGCTGGCCCGGCTTTCCATGGAAGTACGACCGGTTCCCGGTGACATCAGATGCGGTTGCGGTGCCGGAAGCGACGCGAGGACGGTGCTGCCCGCCGCGCCGCGAGTGCGGAGAGGCACAATGGCCGGGTGA
- a CDS encoding M48 family metallopeptidase, with amino-acid sequence MPADPAHDLSSQQSLTSRTSEVEVRRSARRRRTVSAYREGDRTVVLIPARMSVAEEQRWVTVMLEKLAAQESKRILGDDELSARAAQLSEQYLDARAEPDSVRWVTNQNSRWGSCTPSEGSIRLSHRLQGMPEYVIDYVLLHELAHLLVPGHGPSFWKLLESYPRTERARGYLEGVVAAGRLPELPTREE; translated from the coding sequence GTGCCCGCCGACCCCGCGCATGACCTCTCCAGCCAGCAGTCCCTCACCTCCCGGACGAGTGAGGTCGAAGTGCGCCGCAGCGCCCGAAGGCGCCGGACGGTCTCGGCCTACCGCGAGGGGGACCGCACCGTCGTCCTCATCCCGGCCCGGATGTCGGTCGCGGAGGAGCAACGCTGGGTGACGGTGATGCTCGAGAAGCTCGCGGCGCAGGAGAGCAAGCGGATCCTCGGCGACGACGAGCTGTCCGCCCGCGCCGCCCAGCTCTCCGAGCAGTACCTGGACGCCCGAGCCGAACCGGACAGCGTCCGCTGGGTCACCAACCAGAACTCCCGCTGGGGGTCCTGCACCCCCTCCGAGGGCAGCATCCGGCTCTCGCACCGGCTGCAGGGCATGCCCGAGTACGTCATCGACTACGTTCTGCTGCACGAACTCGCGCATCTGCTGGTACCGGGCCACGGCCCGAGCTTCTGGAAGCTGCTGGAGTCGTATCCGCGGACCGAACGCGCCCGCGGATATCTGGAGGGGGTCGTGGCGGCCGGCCGGCTGCCGGAGCTGCCCACCCGCGAGGAATAG
- a CDS encoding AIM24 family protein: protein MDQQMIAGYAPTPVSARMETHGSAMLKVAMQTGQDLFARTGSMVAYEGFVQYEPNPPAVRQMASQWLTGEGAPLMKCTGDGLLYLADYGADVVCVNLNNESLSVNGTNLLAFDAHLQWGVERVKGLAKFAGQGLFNVGVKGTGWVAITSRGTPIVVDCGSGADETYVDPDALVAWSSGLKMKAKRSFKASSLIGRGSGEAFQIAFSGQGFVVVQPSEDSTDRLRARG from the coding sequence ATGGACCAGCAGATGATCGCGGGCTACGCACCGACCCCGGTGTCCGCCCGGATGGAGACCCACGGCTCGGCGATGCTCAAGGTCGCCATGCAGACCGGCCAGGACCTGTTCGCCCGTACCGGCTCGATGGTCGCGTACGAGGGCTTCGTCCAGTACGAGCCCAATCCGCCGGCCGTCCGGCAGATGGCCTCGCAGTGGCTCACCGGTGAGGGCGCCCCGCTGATGAAGTGCACCGGCGACGGGCTGCTCTATCTGGCCGACTACGGCGCCGACGTGGTGTGCGTCAATCTCAACAACGAGTCCCTGTCGGTCAACGGCACCAACCTGCTCGCCTTCGACGCGCACCTCCAGTGGGGCGTCGAGCGGGTCAAGGGGCTCGCCAAGTTCGCCGGCCAGGGCCTGTTCAACGTGGGGGTGAAGGGCACCGGCTGGGTCGCCATCACCTCCCGCGGCACACCGATCGTCGTCGACTGCGGAAGCGGCGCCGACGAGACCTACGTCGACCCGGACGCGCTCGTCGCCTGGTCGTCGGGACTCAAGATGAAGGCCAAGCGCAGCTTCAAGGCGTCCTCCCTGATCGGGCGGGGCAGCGGCGAGGCGTTCCAGATCGCGTTCTCCGGCCAGGGCTTCGTCGTCGTACAGCCCAGCGAGGACAGCACAGACCGCCTCCGGGCACGGGGCTGA
- a CDS encoding AIM24 family protein: MQSPLFANTEVQSNDLYALQNPYLLRVKLEGNSGRDCLARKGAMVAYQGMIEFDGEYQSRNQGGARMATGEGLDLMRCSGQGTVYLANLAQHIHVVDVDHDGLTVDSAYVLALDSGLHWDVIAVDSQFGLSGTGAYNLNISGQGKVALMTSGKPLLMPVTPDKYVSCDADAVVAWSSSLRVQMQAQTSSSSVYRRRGNTGEGWELNFVGQGYVLVQPSELMPPQNAEIGQGLRAQFGVGQAGAHAQNLGNIWTNNR, encoded by the coding sequence ATGCAGAGCCCGCTTTTCGCGAACACCGAGGTCCAGTCGAACGACCTCTACGCACTCCAGAACCCGTACCTGCTGCGGGTCAAGCTGGAGGGCAACTCCGGCCGTGACTGTCTCGCCCGCAAGGGCGCGATGGTGGCCTACCAGGGAATGATCGAATTCGACGGCGAGTACCAGTCGCGCAACCAGGGCGGCGCGCGCATGGCCACCGGCGAGGGCCTGGACCTGATGCGCTGCTCAGGGCAGGGCACGGTCTACCTCGCCAACCTGGCCCAGCACATCCACGTCGTGGACGTCGACCATGACGGCCTCACCGTGGACAGCGCCTATGTGCTCGCCCTCGACTCCGGGCTGCACTGGGACGTGATCGCCGTGGACAGCCAGTTCGGCCTGTCCGGCACCGGCGCCTACAACCTGAACATCTCGGGCCAGGGCAAGGTCGCGCTGATGACCTCGGGCAAGCCGCTGCTGATGCCGGTGACCCCGGACAAGTACGTCTCCTGCGACGCCGACGCGGTGGTCGCCTGGTCGTCCTCGCTGCGGGTCCAGATGCAGGCGCAGACCAGCAGTTCCTCGGTCTACCGCCGGCGCGGCAACACCGGTGAGGGCTGGGAGCTCAACTTCGTGGGCCAGGGATACGTCCTGGTGCAGCCCAGCGAGCTGATGCCGCCGCAGAACGCGGAGATCGGCCAGGGCCTGCGGGCCCAGTTCGGGGTGGGCCAGGCAGGCGCCCACGCCCAGAACCTGGGCAACATCTGGACCAACAACCGCTGA
- a CDS encoding NUDIX hydrolase, whose protein sequence is MSLHADAVRVLKDWDAPDAGQEQLRLEYLDHLDSSPGGMWKASQPGHITASALVVDPATGRVLLTLHKKLKMWLQMGGHCEPEDATLAAAALREATEESGIPGLTLLRPEPVNLDRHSTPCAWHLDVQYAALAPAGAVEAISEESLDLRWYGYDEVGSVADGSVETLLARTRALL, encoded by the coding sequence GTGAGTCTGCACGCGGACGCGGTGCGCGTCCTGAAGGACTGGGACGCGCCCGACGCAGGTCAGGAACAGCTGCGGCTGGAGTACCTCGACCATCTCGACAGCAGTCCCGGCGGCATGTGGAAGGCCTCGCAGCCGGGACACATCACGGCCAGCGCGCTGGTGGTGGACCCGGCGACCGGGCGGGTGCTGCTGACGCTGCACAAGAAGCTGAAGATGTGGCTCCAGATGGGCGGCCACTGCGAGCCGGAGGACGCCACTCTGGCGGCCGCCGCGCTGCGCGAGGCCACCGAGGAGTCCGGCATTCCCGGGCTGACGCTGCTGCGTCCCGAGCCGGTGAACCTGGACCGGCACTCGACGCCCTGCGCCTGGCATCTGGACGTGCAGTACGCGGCGCTCGCGCCGGCCGGCGCGGTCGAGGCGATCAGCGAGGAGTCGCTGGACCTGCGCTGGTACGGCTACGACGAGGTCGGCTCGGTGGCCGACGGTTCGGTGGAGACACTGCTGGCCCGTACCCGCGCGCTGCTCTGA
- a CDS encoding zinc-dependent metalloprotease, translated as MSDHPFGFGVPPEEPEDGDEGKKQGGDGSGQGPADNPFGFGGVNPFGGAGGDNPFAAMFGSLNPNDLGAAFQQLGQMLSYEGGPVNWDMAKDIARQTVAQGTPDGVKDASVGPAERSWVSEAIRLADLWLDGATSLPSGSGSAVAWSRAEWVEATLPAWKELVDPVAERVGAAMGDVLPEEMQAMSGPLLGMMRSMGGAMFGSQIGQALGTLAGEVVGSTDVSLPLGPAGKAALLPANIAAFGEGLGVPQEEVRLYLALREAAHQRLFAHVPWLRAHLFGAVEGYARGIKVDTAKLEDAVGQLDPSNPEAMQEALAQGMFQPEDTPEQKAALARLETALALVEGWVDAVVHAAAAPHLPSAAALRETLRRRRATGGPAEQTFATLIGLELRPRRLRDASRLWASLTDARGVDGRDGLWEHPDMLPTAEDLDDPDGFVHRETADFSELDKMLGEAAEKRLTKDEPKKTDEAPGASDETKDDEGK; from the coding sequence GTGAGCGACCACCCATTCGGATTCGGCGTCCCTCCCGAGGAGCCCGAGGACGGGGACGAGGGCAAGAAGCAGGGCGGCGACGGGTCGGGGCAGGGACCTGCCGACAATCCCTTCGGTTTCGGTGGCGTGAACCCGTTCGGGGGCGCCGGCGGGGACAACCCGTTCGCCGCGATGTTCGGTTCCCTGAACCCCAATGATCTCGGTGCCGCCTTCCAGCAGCTCGGCCAGATGCTCTCGTACGAGGGCGGCCCGGTGAACTGGGACATGGCCAAGGACATCGCGCGCCAGACCGTCGCGCAGGGCACCCCGGACGGCGTCAAGGACGCGAGCGTCGGCCCGGCCGAGCGCTCCTGGGTCTCCGAGGCCATCCGGCTGGCCGACCTGTGGCTGGACGGGGCGACGTCACTGCCCTCCGGCTCGGGCAGCGCCGTGGCCTGGAGCCGCGCCGAATGGGTCGAGGCGACCCTGCCGGCGTGGAAGGAGCTGGTGGACCCGGTCGCGGAGCGGGTCGGCGCCGCCATGGGCGATGTGCTCCCCGAGGAGATGCAGGCCATGTCCGGGCCGCTGCTCGGCATGATGCGCTCCATGGGCGGAGCGATGTTCGGCAGCCAGATCGGCCAGGCGCTGGGCACCCTGGCGGGCGAGGTGGTCGGCTCCACCGACGTCAGCCTCCCGCTCGGCCCGGCCGGCAAGGCCGCGCTGCTTCCCGCGAACATCGCGGCCTTCGGTGAGGGGCTGGGCGTCCCGCAGGAGGAGGTGCGGCTGTACCTGGCGCTGCGCGAGGCCGCCCACCAGCGGCTCTTCGCGCATGTGCCGTGGCTGCGGGCGCATCTGTTCGGCGCCGTCGAAGGCTACGCGCGGGGCATCAAGGTCGACACGGCGAAACTGGAGGACGCGGTCGGCCAGCTCGACCCGTCGAACCCCGAGGCCATGCAGGAAGCGCTGGCGCAGGGCATGTTCCAGCCCGAGGACACCCCCGAGCAGAAGGCGGCCCTGGCCCGGCTGGAGACGGCGCTCGCGCTCGTCGAGGGTTGGGTGGACGCGGTCGTGCACGCGGCCGCCGCCCCGCACCTGCCGTCCGCCGCCGCGCTGCGGGAGACGCTGCGCCGCCGCCGGGCGACCGGTGGCCCCGCCGAGCAGACGTTCGCGACGCTCATCGGTCTGGAGCTGCGCCCCCGCCGGCTGCGGGACGCCTCCCGGCTGTGGGCCTCGCTGACCGACGCCCGCGGCGTCGACGGCCGGGACGGCCTGTGGGAGCACCCGGACATGCTGCCCACCGCGGAGGACCTGGACGACCCGGACGGCTTCGTGCACCGCGAGACCGCCGACTTCTCCGAGCTCGACAAGATGCTCGGCGAGGCCGCCGAGAAGCGTCTGACGAAGGACGAGCCGAAGAAGACGGACGAGGCTCCCGGCGCATCCGACGAGACCAAGGACGACGAGGGCAAGTGA
- a CDS encoding SDR family oxidoreductase — translation MSSPEAHVRPERSPSKAPAGPVVAITGAASGLGHLLALRLVESDEVKKVVAIDERRGDVPGATWRVLDVRDPAIAEKLRGVDVVVHLGLDLDLESDPKARTAFNVRGTQTVLTAAAAAGVRRAVLCTSAMVYGAQADNDVPLAEDAPLRATAEASFVDDLLEIERLGRRAPRAHPGLNVTILRPAVLVGGTDTALTRYFESPRLLVVAGSRPCWQFCHVEDLVSALEYAVLEKVDGEMAVGCDGWLEQEEVEELSGIRRMELPPAIAFGAASRLHRLGLTPSPAGDLAYTMHPWVVSGSRLHEAGWRPQWTNEEVLAQLLEEVAGRNSVAGRRLGRKDATTLGAAGATVALVGTAALVRRARKRRGI, via the coding sequence GTGAGTTCCCCAGAAGCACACGTTCGCCCAGAGCGGAGCCCGTCCAAGGCCCCCGCGGGCCCTGTGGTGGCGATCACCGGTGCGGCGTCCGGCCTCGGCCATCTGCTCGCGCTGCGGCTCGTCGAGTCCGACGAGGTCAAGAAGGTCGTCGCGATCGACGAACGCCGCGGGGACGTGCCCGGAGCGACGTGGCGGGTGCTCGACGTCCGCGATCCCGCCATCGCGGAGAAACTGCGCGGCGTCGATGTCGTCGTCCATCTGGGTCTCGACCTCGATCTGGAGTCCGACCCCAAGGCGCGTACGGCCTTCAACGTGCGCGGCACCCAGACGGTGCTCACCGCGGCGGCCGCCGCCGGGGTGCGCCGCGCGGTGCTGTGCACCTCGGCGATGGTCTACGGCGCCCAGGCCGACAACGATGTGCCGCTCGCGGAGGACGCCCCGCTGCGGGCCACCGCCGAGGCCAGCTTCGTCGACGACCTGCTGGAGATCGAACGGCTGGGCCGCCGCGCGCCGCGCGCCCACCCCGGGCTGAACGTGACGATCCTGCGCCCCGCCGTCCTGGTCGGTGGCACGGACACCGCGCTGACCAGGTATTTCGAGTCGCCGCGGCTCCTGGTGGTGGCGGGCAGCCGGCCCTGCTGGCAGTTCTGCCACGTCGAGGACCTGGTGTCGGCGCTGGAGTACGCGGTGCTGGAGAAGGTCGACGGGGAGATGGCGGTCGGCTGTGACGGCTGGCTGGAGCAGGAGGAGGTCGAGGAACTGTCGGGCATCCGCCGGATGGAGCTGCCGCCGGCCATCGCCTTCGGCGCCGCCTCCCGCCTGCACCGGCTCGGCCTCACCCCGTCCCCGGCCGGTGACCTGGCGTACACCATGCACCCGTGGGTGGTCAGCGGCAGCCGGCTGCACGAGGCGGGCTGGCGCCCCCAGTGGACCAACGAGGAGGTGCTGGCCCAGCTCCTGGAGGAGGTCGCGGGCCGGAACTCCGTCGCGGGCCGCCGGCTCGGCCGCAAGGACGCCACCACGCTCGGCGCGGCCGGCGCGACGGTCGCCCTGGTGGGCACCGCCGCCCTGGTGCGCCGGGCCCGCAAGCGGCGCGGAATCTAG
- a CDS encoding molybdenum cofactor biosynthesis protein MoaE: MCRMAPTHADAQNPIRLLEIRDTPLSVDEVFAAVGHEAAGGTALFVGTVRDHDGGSGAAVTALGYSSHPTAEAEMRRIAEKIAAEFPVRALAAVHRVGDLQVGDLAVVVAVSCPHRGEAFEACRRLIDELKAEVPIWKHQTFADGQEEWVGA, from the coding sequence ATGTGCCGCATGGCACCGACGCACGCTGACGCGCAGAACCCGATCCGGCTCCTGGAGATCCGTGACACGCCCCTGTCCGTGGACGAGGTCTTCGCGGCCGTCGGGCACGAGGCGGCGGGGGGCACGGCGCTGTTCGTCGGGACCGTACGCGACCACGACGGCGGTTCCGGTGCCGCGGTGACGGCGCTCGGCTACTCCTCGCATCCCACCGCGGAAGCGGAGATGCGGCGGATCGCCGAGAAGATCGCCGCGGAGTTCCCGGTCCGGGCGCTCGCCGCCGTCCACCGTGTGGGTGACCTCCAAGTGGGCGATTTGGCGGTGGTCGTGGCAGTCTCGTGTCCGCACCGCGGCGAGGCGTTCGAGGCCTGCCGGCGGCTGATCGACGAGCTCAAGGCCGAGGTCCCGATCTGGAAGCACCAGACCTTCGCGGACGGCCAGGAAGAGTGGGTCGGCGCGTAG
- a CDS encoding PDZ domain-containing protein produces the protein MPRRTATLIASTLTLIALLCVALLTPAPYAEMSPGPTVNTLGDHGGEPVLQISGHQTYPTTGHLNMTTVRVTGADYRMNLVEAVVGWIGHDEKVVEHDTLYPQGQTAEQADQQNAEEFTQSQDSAKVSALKKLNIAVSSRVIVGAVVKGSASEGKLHAGDVIKAVDGTEVKQPGDVAKLVTKHQPGENVIFTVIPEEAAKKKDGATKEVVVTTRKSADDGKARAVVGIQAGVEHLFPFSIDIKLADVGGPSAGLMFALGIVDKLTPGDMTGGKFVAGTGTIDDSGKVGPIGGIGLKTIGARGQGAQYFLTPADNCAEAAKDIPSGLTLVKVSTIDDALSALENIKADKTDALPSCSKS, from the coding sequence ATGCCACGCCGCACCGCGACGCTGATCGCCTCGACCCTGACGCTGATAGCGCTGTTGTGCGTCGCCCTTCTGACGCCGGCGCCGTACGCCGAGATGTCACCCGGGCCGACCGTCAACACCCTCGGCGATCACGGGGGTGAACCGGTCCTGCAGATTTCCGGGCACCAGACCTATCCGACGACCGGTCATCTCAACATGACCACCGTCCGGGTGACCGGTGCGGACTACCGGATGAACCTGGTGGAGGCCGTGGTCGGCTGGATCGGCCATGACGAGAAGGTCGTCGAGCACGACACCCTCTACCCGCAGGGCCAGACGGCCGAGCAGGCCGATCAGCAGAACGCCGAGGAGTTCACCCAGTCCCAGGACAGTGCCAAGGTCTCGGCGCTCAAGAAGCTGAACATCGCGGTCTCCTCCCGCGTCATCGTCGGCGCGGTCGTGAAGGGCAGCGCCTCCGAGGGCAAGCTGCACGCCGGCGACGTGATCAAGGCCGTGGACGGCACCGAGGTGAAGCAGCCCGGCGATGTCGCCAAGCTCGTCACCAAGCACCAGCCGGGCGAGAACGTCATCTTCACCGTCATCCCGGAGGAGGCGGCCAAGAAGAAGGACGGCGCGACGAAGGAGGTCGTGGTCACCACCCGGAAGTCGGCCGACGACGGCAAGGCGCGGGCGGTCGTCGGTATCCAGGCCGGTGTCGAGCACCTCTTCCCGTTCAGCATCGACATCAAGCTCGCCGATGTCGGCGGCCCGAGCGCGGGCCTGATGTTCGCCCTCGGCATCGTCGACAAGCTCACCCCGGGCGACATGACCGGTGGGAAGTTCGTGGCCGGCACCGGCACGATCGACGACAGCGGCAAGGTGGGCCCGATCGGCGGCATCGGCCTCAAGACGATCGGGGCCCGCGGGCAGGGCGCGCAGTACTTCCTGACCCCGGCGGACAACTGCGCCGAGGCCGCCAAGGACATCCCCTCCGGCCTCACCCTCGTCAAGGTGAGCACGATCGACGACGCCCTGTCGGCCCTGGAGAACATCAAGGCCGACAAGACGGACGCGCTGCCGAGCTGCTCGAAGAGCTGA
- a CDS encoding PPA1309 family protein: MSNIATDGAPLAASPLTRAVLEIDEYASGLGWDRPARLFALVDTARLRTQEPGLADQLGLAEKNAGALTPVEQDELPEGKALDEFLATIAWPDVIAGCAMTVERLMLPPSAEAAIPEGLNDAKLAKWVAEHPERQEVRMTVAVLRNGARESAIRLRSKDTATEVLTGSDLVPGLAEALAATFES; encoded by the coding sequence ATGTCCAACATTGCGACCGATGGAGCACCTCTCGCGGCGAGCCCGCTGACCCGTGCCGTACTGGAGATCGACGAATATGCGTCCGGTCTCGGCTGGGACCGGCCCGCGCGGCTGTTCGCCCTGGTCGACACCGCACGCCTGCGTACACAGGAACCGGGCCTGGCCGATCAGCTGGGGCTCGCGGAGAAGAACGCCGGGGCGCTGACCCCGGTCGAGCAGGACGAGCTGCCCGAGGGCAAGGCGCTGGACGAGTTCCTCGCCACGATCGCCTGGCCGGACGTCATCGCCGGCTGCGCCATGACGGTGGAGCGGCTGATGCTGCCGCCGTCCGCGGAGGCGGCGATCCCGGAGGGGCTGAACGACGCCAAGCTGGCGAAATGGGTCGCCGAGCACCCTGAGCGCCAGGAGGTGCGGATGACGGTCGCCGTGCTGCGCAACGGTGCCCGCGAGTCGGCCATCAGGCTCCGCTCCAAGGACACCGCCACCGAGGTCCTGACCGGCTCCGACCTGGTACCGGGCCTGGCGGAGGCACTGGCCGCCACCTTCGAGAGCTGA